In Paracoccus sp. SMMA_5_TC, the following are encoded in one genomic region:
- the argE gene encoding acetylornithine deacetylase, translating into MSMPHAETLTLLERLVACPTVSAESNLELIALAEAHLAAAGFATRRLPSADGRKAGLAAHLGGTRGGILLSAHSDVVPVAGQDWTRPPFALTRAEGRLYGRGTTDMKGFLAAALSLAGRAGRSTPKLPLMLLISYDEEVGCTGIRDMGPGIRALGWQPDLCIVGEPTGMAPAIGHKGKAAFTALCRSTPGHSSVAPRHVNSLHLATDLIAALRRMQDDYATGPHQDAGYDIAFSTVHVGTLSGGTALNIVPDRAQLSFEFRHLPADAPADFLTRLQAEVQDILDRCRDRDPAAGIELAVTNTYPGLQIAADHPAVAEVAGLAGNAPPIKVSYGTEAGYLSQYGFPTVVCGPGDMNGQGHKADEYLTLQQLAACDRMMDRILARLNA; encoded by the coding sequence ATGTCCATGCCCCATGCCGAGACGCTGACATTGCTGGAACGGCTGGTCGCCTGTCCGACGGTCAGCGCCGAAAGCAACCTCGAACTGATCGCCCTGGCCGAAGCGCATCTTGCGGCCGCCGGCTTTGCCACCCGGCGCCTGCCCTCGGCCGACGGGCGCAAGGCCGGGCTGGCGGCGCATCTGGGCGGCACCCGGGGCGGCATCCTGCTGTCGGCGCACAGCGATGTGGTGCCGGTTGCCGGGCAGGACTGGACGCGCCCACCCTTTGCTCTGACCCGGGCCGAGGGCCGGCTTTACGGGCGCGGCACCACCGACATGAAGGGCTTTCTGGCGGCGGCGCTGTCGCTGGCCGGCCGGGCCGGGCGGTCAACCCCGAAACTACCGCTGATGCTGCTGATTTCCTATGACGAAGAGGTGGGCTGCACCGGCATCCGCGACATGGGGCCGGGCATCCGCGCCCTGGGTTGGCAACCCGACCTGTGCATCGTGGGCGAGCCCACCGGCATGGCGCCCGCCATCGGCCACAAGGGCAAGGCCGCCTTCACCGCGCTGTGCCGCAGCACGCCGGGCCATTCCTCGGTCGCGCCGCGCCATGTCAACAGCCTGCACCTGGCCACCGACCTGATTGCGGCGCTGCGCCGGATGCAGGACGATTACGCCACCGGGCCGCATCAGGATGCCGGCTATGACATCGCGTTTTCCACGGTGCATGTGGGCACGCTGTCGGGCGGCACCGCACTGAACATCGTCCCCGACCGCGCGCAGCTGAGCTTCGAGTTCCGCCACCTGCCCGCCGATGCGCCCGCGGATTTCCTGACCCGCCTGCAAGCCGAGGTGCAGGACATCCTTGACCGCTGCCGCGACCGAGATCCCGCCGCCGGCATCGAACTGGCGGTGACGAACACCTATCCCGGCCTGCAGATCGCCGCCGACCATCCCGCGGTGGCCGAGGTGGCGGGCCTTGCCGGCAATGCGCCGCCGATCAAGGTCTCTTACGGCACCGAGGCAGGATACCTTTCGCAATACGGTTTCCCCACGGTGGTCTGCGGCCCCGGCGACATGAACGGCCAGGGGCACAAGGCCGACGAATATCTGACGCTGCAGCAACTGGCCGCCTGCGACCGCATGATGGATCGCATCCTTGCGCGGCTGAACGCATGA
- the hpbA gene encoding N-methyl-L-proline N-demethylase HpbA — protein MSNDPLLQPYRLKHLTLRNRIMITSHEPAYPEDGMPKDRYRAYHVERAKAGVALTMTAGSASVSRDSPPVFNNILAWRDEVVGWMRRLADECHDHGCAVMIQLTHLGRRTRWDKADWLPVVSPGHEREAAHRSFPKKMEDWDIARIIGDYVDAAERMRAAGLDGIELQAYGHLIDQFWSPLTNDLDAPYGGDLDNRLRFAFDILRGIRDRCGPDFIVGIRYTGDECLPGGITAAEGLAISARLRDSGLVDFLNVVRGHIDTDAGLTDVIPVQGMRNAPHLEFAGAIRRATNFPTFHAAKIPDVATARHAIAAGLIDMVGMTRAHMADPHLVRKIVEGREDDIRPCVGANYCLDRIYQGGMAFCLHNAATGREQTMPHAIPPAPAQRRITIIGAGPAGMEAARVAAERGHSVIVFEAADQPGGQIRLTARDARRREMGAIIAWRLAQCQARGVQFRFNSYAETSDVLATRPDAVIVATGGLPHVNVLAQGNELVCSAWDILSGDVKPGRNVLIFDDAGDHAALQAADLISATGAAVEIVTPDRSFAPEVMAMNLVPYMRNLQGRDTTFTVTWRLLSVARQGNLLLARLGSDYGGITRDRIVDQVVVNHGTRPLDDLYFQLKPLSTNLGEVDYAALTRGEAQDLLRNPAGSFQLYRIGDAVAARNTHAAIYDALRLVKDL, from the coding sequence ATGTCGAACGATCCCCTTCTGCAGCCCTATCGGTTGAAGCATCTGACGCTGCGCAATCGCATCATGATCACCAGCCACGAACCCGCCTATCCCGAGGACGGGATGCCCAAGGACCGCTATCGCGCCTATCACGTCGAGCGCGCGAAGGCGGGCGTCGCCCTGACGATGACGGCGGGCTCGGCCTCGGTCTCGCGCGACAGCCCGCCGGTGTTCAACAATATCCTGGCCTGGCGGGACGAGGTGGTGGGCTGGATGCGGCGGCTGGCCGACGAATGTCACGACCACGGCTGCGCGGTGATGATCCAGCTGACGCATCTGGGCCGGCGCACCCGCTGGGACAAGGCCGACTGGCTGCCGGTGGTTTCGCCCGGCCACGAACGCGAGGCGGCGCATCGATCCTTTCCCAAGAAGATGGAGGACTGGGACATCGCCCGCATCATCGGCGATTACGTCGATGCGGCCGAACGGATGCGGGCAGCCGGCCTGGACGGGATCGAACTGCAGGCCTATGGCCATCTGATCGACCAGTTCTGGTCGCCGCTGACCAACGATCTGGACGCCCCCTATGGCGGTGACCTGGACAACCGGCTGCGCTTTGCCTTCGACATCCTGCGCGGCATCCGCGACCGCTGCGGCCCCGATTTCATCGTCGGCATCCGCTACACCGGCGACGAATGCTTGCCCGGCGGCATCACCGCGGCCGAGGGGCTGGCGATCTCGGCCCGGCTCAGGGACAGCGGGCTGGTCGATTTCCTGAACGTGGTGCGCGGCCATATCGACACCGATGCCGGGCTGACCGACGTGATCCCGGTGCAGGGCATGCGCAACGCCCCGCATCTGGAATTCGCCGGCGCCATTCGTCGGGCCACGAACTTTCCCACCTTTCACGCCGCCAAGATCCCGGATGTTGCGACCGCACGCCATGCCATCGCCGCGGGGCTGATCGACATGGTGGGAATGACGCGCGCGCATATGGCCGACCCGCATCTGGTGCGCAAGATCGTCGAAGGGCGCGAAGATGACATCCGCCCCTGCGTCGGCGCCAATTATTGCCTGGACCGTATCTATCAGGGCGGCATGGCCTTTTGCCTGCACAATGCCGCCACGGGGCGCGAACAGACCATGCCGCATGCCATCCCGCCGGCCCCGGCGCAAAGACGCATCACCATCATCGGCGCCGGACCCGCGGGCATGGAGGCCGCCCGCGTCGCCGCCGAACGCGGCCACTCCGTGATCGTGTTCGAGGCCGCCGACCAGCCCGGCGGCCAGATACGGCTGACCGCCCGCGACGCGCGCCGGCGCGAGATGGGCGCGATCATCGCCTGGCGTCTGGCGCAGTGCCAGGCCCGCGGCGTGCAGTTCCGGTTCAACAGCTATGCCGAGACCAGCGATGTCCTGGCCACCCGGCCCGATGCGGTCATCGTCGCCACCGGCGGCCTGCCGCATGTCAATGTGCTGGCGCAGGGCAACGAACTTGTCTGCTCGGCCTGGGACATCCTGTCGGGCGACGTGAAGCCGGGCCGCAACGTGCTGATCTTTGACGATGCGGGCGATCATGCGGCGTTGCAGGCGGCCGATCTGATTTCGGCCACCGGCGCCGCGGTCGAGATCGTGACCCCCGACCGCAGCTTTGCCCCCGAGGTCATGGCGATGAACCTGGTGCCCTATATGCGCAACCTGCAAGGGCGCGACACCACCTTCACCGTGACCTGGCGGCTGTTGTCGGTCGCGCGCCAGGGCAACCTGCTGCTGGCGCGGCTGGGCAGCGACTATGGCGGCATCACCCGCGACCGCATCGTCGATCAGGTGGTGGTGAACCACGGCACAAGGCCGCTGGACGATCTGTATTTCCAGCTGAAGCCCCTGTCCACGAACCTGGGCGAGGTCGATTATGCCGCGCTGACCCGCGGCGAAGCCCAGGATCTGCTGCGCAACCCCGCGGGGAGCTTCCAGCTTTACCGCATCGGCGACGCGGTGGCGGCGCGCAACACCCACGCGGCGATCTATGACGCACTGCGGTTGGTCAAGGATCTGTGA
- a CDS encoding iron chelate uptake ABC transporter family permease subunit, which produces MAPDRRPRIVLALLALGLALLAVAYMTLGARGNWDFVLGFRGRKLLGLLVVAHAVAWATVLFQTVTANRILTPAIMGFDSLFVLVSTLLVAVLGSARVAALDPRLVFGANVVLMIAAALALYRWLLGSANAAGLHRLLLIGVVFGVFLRTLAEFIQRLLDPNEFMVLTDMLFASFTAIPPQLLAAATVTVAAVSAWVWPRCRRLDVMALGRPLGINLGLEWRRESLMLLAAVAVLVAVSVALVGPVLFFGLMVAALAQLVLGQTAHRYLLPAASLVAGLLLVGGQLVLERVFALDSALRILIEFGGGLVFIALLVARGRR; this is translated from the coding sequence ATGGCGCCTGATCGCCGTCCGCGCATCGTGCTGGCACTGCTGGCGCTGGGATTGGCGCTGCTGGCCGTGGCCTACATGACGCTGGGCGCGCGCGGCAACTGGGATTTCGTCCTGGGCTTTCGCGGGCGCAAGCTGCTGGGGCTGCTGGTCGTCGCCCATGCCGTGGCCTGGGCGACGGTGCTGTTTCAGACCGTGACCGCCAACCGCATCCTGACCCCGGCGATCATGGGCTTTGATTCGCTGTTCGTGCTGGTCAGCACGCTGCTGGTGGCGGTTCTGGGCAGTGCCCGGGTGGCGGCGCTGGACCCGCGGCTGGTGTTTGGCGCCAATGTGGTGCTGATGATCGCCGCGGCGCTGGCGCTTTATCGCTGGTTGCTGGGCAGCGCCAATGCGGCCGGGCTGCACCGGCTGCTGCTGATCGGGGTGGTGTTCGGGGTGTTCCTGCGCACGCTGGCCGAATTCATCCAGCGGCTGCTGGATCCCAACGAATTCATGGTGCTGACCGACATGCTGTTTGCCAGTTTCACCGCCATTCCGCCGCAATTGCTGGCGGCGGCCACGGTGACGGTCGCGGCGGTGTCGGCCTGGGTCTGGCCGCGCTGCCGGCGGCTTGACGTGATGGCGCTGGGGCGGCCGCTGGGCATCAACCTGGGGCTGGAGTGGCGGCGGGAATCGCTCATGCTGCTGGCGGCGGTGGCGGTGCTGGTGGCGGTCTCGGTGGCGCTGGTCGGGCCGGTGCTGTTCTTCGGGCTGATGGTGGCGGCGCTGGCGCAGCTGGTCCTGGGGCAGACGGCGCATCGCTATCTGCTGCCGGCGGCCTCGCTGGTGGCGGGGCTGCTGCTGGTCGGCGGGCAGCTGGTGCTGGAGCGGGTCTTTGCGCTGGACAGCGCCCTGCGCATCCTGATCGAATTCGGCGGCGGGCTGGTGTTCATCGCGCTGCTGGTGGCAAGGGGAAGACGATGA
- a CDS encoding ornithine cyclodeaminase family protein produces the protein MIPDRSVIEFLTHERAAGRLDWSGAVQALRQGHLLPRAEIRDVFLGPATGTMMSRSAHIPGLGYGAKTFTVFDGNTARGLPTVQGAMLVFDDDTGSLRAIVESRLVTEYKTAADSVLGASLLARPDSRHLLILGAGTVAASLVRAYTAVLPQLERVSIWSRRPEQAQALIAGIAGIGAELAAVADLEPAVAGADIVAAATMARQPVIRGDWVRPGTHVDLIGAYKADMREADDALMARAALFVDSRDTTLGHIGELMLPIASGAITADSVLGDLYDLVRPDARRRQSAQEVTVFKNGGGAHLDLMIADWIARSLACQGPGAPG, from the coding sequence GTGATCCCCGACCGATCCGTCATCGAATTTCTGACCCACGAACGCGCCGCCGGCCGGCTGGACTGGTCCGGCGCGGTTCAGGCCTTGCGCCAGGGCCACCTGCTGCCGCGCGCCGAAATCCGCGACGTGTTCCTGGGCCCGGCGACCGGCACCATGATGAGCCGATCGGCCCATATTCCCGGCCTGGGCTATGGCGCCAAGACCTTTACCGTGTTCGACGGCAATACCGCGCGCGGATTGCCGACGGTGCAGGGGGCGATGCTGGTCTTTGACGACGACACCGGCAGCCTGCGGGCGATCGTCGAAAGCCGGCTGGTGACCGAATACAAGACCGCCGCCGATTCCGTCCTGGGCGCCAGCCTGCTGGCCCGGCCCGACAGCCGGCACCTGCTGATCCTGGGCGCGGGCACGGTCGCGGCCAGCCTGGTGCGCGCCTATACCGCGGTTCTGCCGCAGCTGGAGCGGGTGTCGATCTGGTCGCGCCGGCCCGAACAGGCACAGGCATTGATCGCCGGCATCGCGGGCATCGGCGCCGAACTGGCGGCGGTCGCCGATCTGGAGCCGGCGGTCGCCGGGGCCGATATCGTCGCTGCCGCCACCATGGCGCGCCAGCCGGTCATTCGCGGCGACTGGGTGCGGCCTGGCACCCATGTCGACCTGATCGGCGCCTACAAGGCCGACATGCGCGAGGCCGACGACGCGCTGATGGCGCGCGCCGCGCTGTTCGTGGACAGCCGCGACACCACCCTGGGCCATATCGGCGAGCTGATGCTGCCCATTGCCTCGGGTGCCATCACCGCGGACAGCGTGCTGGGCGATCTGTATGATCTTGTGCGTCCCGATGCCCGCCGTCGGCAGTCGGCACAGGAAGTAACCGTGTTCAAGAACGGCGGCGGTGCGCATCTGGACCTGATGATCGCGGACTGGATCGCCCGCAGCCTTGCCTGTCAGGGACCGGGGGCGCCGGGCTGA
- a CDS encoding pyrroline-5-carboxylate reductase family protein, with product MAWQDGRERCDRGQAAMRVGIIGATGWLGSAMGAGLLARGIVRPGDLVVLNRSGRCGDYHGQAQVVWASDAADLVARSDVVVISIRPQDWPGLRLVARDRLVLSFMAGVEARALARCGGRIVRAMPNAAAEIGASYSPFWAAPGVSDQDRQRVRRLLAAIGTTDELADESDIDLMTALPGSGAAYPALMAVAMAGFLRQHGVDEAIAWRAAEAAVVGGARLLQGRISEAPAIIAVYRDYRGTTAAGLEAAEAAGFSRAVLAALQAATDKARAMAAAQPGAPGP from the coding sequence ATGGCGTGGCAGGATGGTCGCGAGCGGTGCGATCGGGGACAGGCGGCGATGCGGGTCGGAATCATCGGGGCAACGGGTTGGCTGGGCTCGGCAATGGGGGCGGGATTGCTGGCGCGCGGCATCGTGCGGCCCGGCGATCTGGTGGTGTTGAACCGCAGCGGCCGCTGCGGCGATTATCATGGCCAGGCGCAGGTGGTCTGGGCCAGCGACGCGGCCGATCTGGTGGCGCGCAGCGATGTGGTCGTGATCTCGATCCGGCCGCAGGATTGGCCCGGTCTGCGGCTGGTGGCGCGCGACCGGCTGGTCTTGTCCTTCATGGCGGGGGTCGAGGCGCGTGCGCTGGCGCGCTGCGGTGGGCGGATCGTGCGGGCCATGCCCAATGCGGCGGCAGAGATCGGCGCTTCGTATTCGCCGTTCTGGGCGGCGCCGGGTGTCAGCGATCAGGACCGCCAGCGCGTGCGGCGGCTGCTGGCGGCGATCGGCACCACCGATGAGCTGGCGGATGAATCCGACATCGACCTGATGACCGCCCTGCCCGGTTCGGGCGCCGCCTATCCGGCGTTGATGGCGGTGGCCATGGCCGGTTTTCTGCGCCAGCACGGCGTGGACGAGGCCATCGCCTGGCGCGCGGCCGAGGCGGCGGTCGTCGGCGGCGCCCGGCTGCTGCAAGGCCGCATTTCCGAGGCGCCCGCCATCATCGCCGTCTATCGCGATTACCGCGGCACCACCGCGGCGGGGCTAGAGGCGGCCGAGGCCGCCGGTTTCAGCCGCGCCGTGCTGGCGGCGCTACAGGCGGCAACCGACAAGGCCCGGGCGATGGCGGCGGCTCAGCCCGGCGCCCCCGGTCCCTGA
- a CDS encoding iron ABC transporter ATP-binding protein translates to MIRIRNLGKDHGRTTVLDGIDLDLPRGGVTALVGPNGAGKSTLLSLIARLDRPDRGSVTVDGLDVQRTPGAQLARRLAILRQDNHLTARLSVRDLVGFGRFPHCGGRPGPEDHAAVARALDYLELTPLADRFLDQLSGGQRQRAFVAMVLAQDTDYLLLDEPLNNLDMRHAQAMMRLLARTARDLGKTVLVVLHDINFAACHADRIVALKGGRLFAHGTPDELICPVVLGTLYDMEVPVHRIEGRNLALVYG, encoded by the coding sequence ATGATCCGCATCCGCAATCTGGGCAAGGACCATGGCCGCACCACGGTGCTGGACGGCATCGACCTGGACCTGCCGCGCGGCGGCGTCACCGCGCTGGTGGGACCGAATGGTGCCGGCAAATCCACGCTGCTGTCGCTGATCGCGCGGCTGGACCGGCCTGATCGTGGCAGCGTCACCGTGGACGGGCTGGACGTGCAGCGCACGCCGGGTGCGCAACTGGCGCGACGGCTGGCGATCCTGCGCCAGGACAACCACCTGACCGCGCGGCTGAGCGTGCGCGATCTGGTCGGTTTTGGCCGATTTCCGCATTGCGGCGGCCGTCCGGGACCAGAGGATCACGCCGCCGTTGCCCGCGCGCTCGACTATCTGGAATTGACGCCGCTGGCCGACCGCTTTCTGGACCAGTTGTCGGGCGGCCAGCGCCAGCGCGCCTTTGTCGCCATGGTGCTGGCGCAGGACACCGATTACCTGCTGCTGGACGAGCCGCTGAACAATCTCGACATGCGCCATGCCCAGGCGATGATGCGGCTGCTGGCGCGGACCGCCCGGGATCTGGGCAAGACCGTGCTGGTGGTGCTGCACGACATCAATTTCGCCGCCTGCCACGCCGACAGGATCGTGGCGCTGAAGGGCGGGCGGCTGTTTGCGCACGGCACCCCGGACGAACTGATCTGTCCGGTGGTTCTGGGCACGCTTTACGACATGGAGGTGCCCGTTCACCGGATCGAGGGACGTAACCTGGCGCTGGTCTACGGTTAG
- a CDS encoding ABC transporter permease: MIPRPSQPVAAMALALLMIAALAVASLFVGVLPMAIDRLAAGDAAAWLVLVESRVPRLAALLLAGSALSIAGLLTQIVIRNRFVEPANTGAMESAGLGLLLVTLWAPGAPIIAKMAVGAVCALIGTGLFLAILRRVPLRDPLLVPLIGILFSGVIAAATSFLAYRLDLLQTVLAWSQGDMSGVLRGRYELLWLGLGAAALAWIAADRFTVAGLGRDVALSLGVAHGRWVVTGLAAVALVSAVVVVSVGMIPFLGLIVPNIVRLSLGDNMRRAVPWCALGGAGLVLVCDILGRLLIAPYEIPLGTMMGVIGSAVFLALILRETRHGA; encoded by the coding sequence ATGATTCCCCGCCCGAGCCAGCCCGTCGCGGCCATGGCGCTGGCGCTGCTGATGATCGCGGCGCTGGCCGTGGCCAGCCTGTTCGTGGGCGTCCTGCCCATGGCCATCGACCGGCTGGCGGCGGGCGATGCCGCGGCCTGGCTGGTGCTGGTGGAAAGCCGGGTGCCGCGGCTGGCGGCGCTGCTTTTGGCGGGCAGCGCGCTGTCGATCGCCGGGTTGCTGACGCAGATCGTCATTCGCAACCGCTTTGTCGAGCCGGCGAATACCGGCGCCATGGAATCGGCGGGGTTGGGCCTGCTGCTGGTCACGCTGTGGGCGCCGGGCGCGCCGATCATCGCCAAGATGGCGGTGGGCGCGGTCTGTGCCCTGATCGGCACCGGGCTTTTCCTGGCCATCCTGCGCCGGGTGCCGCTGCGCGACCCGCTGCTGGTGCCGCTGATCGGGATTCTGTTCAGCGGCGTGATCGCGGCCGCGACCAGCTTTCTGGCCTATCGCCTCGACCTGCTGCAGACCGTCCTGGCCTGGAGCCAGGGCGACATGTCCGGCGTCCTGCGCGGTCGCTACGAATTGCTGTGGCTGGGCCTGGGCGCGGCGGCCCTGGCCTGGATCGCCGCCGACCGGTTCACCGTGGCCGGCTTGGGGCGCGATGTGGCGCTGTCCTTGGGGGTGGCGCATGGACGCTGGGTGGTCACCGGGCTGGCGGCGGTGGCGTTGGTCAGTGCGGTGGTGGTGGTCAGCGTCGGGATGATCCCGTTTCTGGGGCTGATCGTGCCCAATATCGTGCGGCTGTCGCTGGGCGACAACATGCGCCGGGCGGTGCCCTGGTGCGCGCTTGGCGGCGCCGGGCTGGTGCTGGTCTGCGACATCCTGGGTCGGCTGCTGATCGCGCCCTATGAGATTCCGCTGGGCACGATGATGGGGGTGATCGGCAGTGCCGTGTTTCTGGCGCTGATCCTGCGCGAGACACGCCATGGCGCCTGA
- a CDS encoding trans-3-hydroxy-L-proline dehydratase, with protein sequence MRSSRIVHVVSCHAEGEVGDVIVGGVAPPPGESLWDQARWIAADGKLRDFVLNEPRGGVFRHVNLLVPPRDPGAQMGWIIMEPADTPPMSGSNAICVATVLLDTGILPMQEPVTRLRLEAPAGVIEIEAECRDGKAERIRFWNVPSFADRLDARIEVAGLGSLSVDIAYGGDSFVLVDAAALGLRIAPDQARDLAQAGMAITRAANEQLGFRHPLNGWDHVSFCQFTEPVSRSGGVLTGRSAVAIRPGKIDRSPTGTGCSARMAVLQARGLMQTGDRFIGRSILDTEFDCAIDSLVDLAGRTAIRPMVSGRGWIIGTRQLMLDPADPFPAGYRLADTWPSDA encoded by the coding sequence ATGCGCAGTTCCAGGATCGTGCATGTGGTATCCTGCCACGCCGAGGGCGAGGTGGGGGATGTGATCGTGGGGGGTGTCGCGCCTCCGCCCGGGGAAAGCCTGTGGGACCAGGCGCGCTGGATCGCCGCCGATGGCAAGCTGCGCGATTTCGTGCTGAACGAACCGCGCGGGGGCGTTTTCAGGCATGTCAATCTGCTGGTGCCGCCCCGTGATCCGGGCGCCCAGATGGGCTGGATCATCATGGAACCTGCCGATACCCCGCCGATGTCCGGGTCGAACGCGATCTGCGTCGCCACGGTCCTGCTGGATACCGGCATCCTTCCCATGCAAGAGCCGGTGACCCGGCTGAGGCTGGAGGCACCCGCCGGCGTGATCGAGATCGAGGCCGAGTGCCGCGACGGCAAGGCCGAACGGATCAGGTTTTGGAACGTGCCTTCCTTTGCCGACAGGCTGGATGCCCGGATCGAGGTCGCAGGGCTGGGCAGCCTGTCGGTCGATATCGCCTATGGCGGCGACAGTTTCGTGCTGGTGGATGCCGCCGCGCTTGGTCTGCGCATTGCCCCCGATCAGGCCCGCGATCTTGCGCAGGCGGGCATGGCGATCACGCGCGCGGCCAACGAGCAGCTTGGCTTTCGCCATCCGCTCAACGGTTGGGATCATGTTTCCTTCTGCCAGTTCACCGAACCGGTCAGCCGCAGCGGTGGGGTTCTGACCGGCCGCAGCGCCGTCGCCATCCGCCCGGGCAAGATCGACCGTTCGCCCACCGGAACGGGATGCTCGGCACGCATGGCGGTGCTGCAGGCTCGCGGCCTGATGCAGACCGGCGACAGGTTCATCGGACGCTCTATCCTGGATACCGAATTTGATTGCGCCATCGACTCGCTGGTCGATCTGGCCGGGCGCACGGCCATCCGTCCGATGGTATCCGGACGGGGCTGGATCATCGGAACACGACAGCTGATGCTTGACCCCGCCGACCCCTTTCCGGCCGGCTATCGCCTGGCCGACACCTGGCCATCCGATGCATGA